One part of the Thermodesulfobacterium commune DSM 2178 genome encodes these proteins:
- a CDS encoding RrF2 family transcriptional regulator produces the protein MFKLSTKGRYAVRAMYEIAKAYPNGVTLEEISASQNISRVYLAQILNRLRQSRLIKSSRGPGGGYVLRKHPDEVSLYEILEPLEGPGCIASCIDPGEGCEDVEECVAYPIWKKIGQYIECLLRQVKLGDLLRVETEKDKKKLVETITAGCC, from the coding sequence ATGTTTAAGCTTTCGACCAAGGGCAGGTATGCGGTAAGGGCGATGTATGAGATAGCCAAGGCTTATCCTAACGGGGTGACGTTGGAGGAGATTTCTGCCAGTCAAAACATCTCCCGGGTTTATTTGGCCCAGATTTTAAACCGGTTGCGTCAGTCAAGGCTTATCAAGTCTTCTCGTGGTCCTGGGGGAGGTTATGTTTTAAGAAAGCATCCAGACGAGGTTTCTCTTTATGAGATCCTTGAGCCTCTTGAGGGGCCTGGTTGTATTGCCTCCTGCATCGACCCGGGAGAGGGGTGTGAGGATGTGGAGGAGTGTGTGGCTTATCCTATCTGGAAAAAGATCGGGCAGTACATCGAATGCTTGCTTAGACAGGTCAAGCTGGGAGACCTGTTGAGGGTTGAGACTGAGAAGGACAAGAAAAAACTGGTGGAAACGATTACCGCTGGCTGTTGTTAA
- a CDS encoding fumarate hydratase C-terminal domain-containing protein: MGGWFNQVFSKAKRLSFPVEDRRVLEGLLPGEPVVISGWVLCGRDATHRRILKALREEGFQFDFTNQAMYYVGPTPAPEGKVIGACGPTTSGRMDAYMEDFLSLGVAATIGKGKRSLKVVEVMKRYQAVYLATFGGAGAFLSQFVEKLEFIAWEDLGPEAFFRIKVRDFPTVVINTVAGEDFYSF; the protein is encoded by the coding sequence ATGGGTGGGTGGTTTAATCAGGTTTTTTCTAAGGCTAAGAGGTTAAGTTTTCCGGTAGAGGATAGAAGGGTTTTAGAGGGTCTTTTGCCAGGGGAGCCTGTGGTTATCTCTGGCTGGGTTCTCTGTGGAAGGGATGCTACTCATCGCAGGATTCTTAAGGCTTTACGGGAGGAAGGGTTTCAGTTTGATTTTACCAACCAGGCGATGTATTATGTGGGGCCAACTCCTGCACCAGAGGGGAAGGTGATCGGGGCTTGCGGGCCTACTACCTCAGGCAGGATGGATGCCTACATGGAAGACTTTCTCTCTCTTGGGGTTGCTGCAACCATCGGAAAGGGTAAGAGGAGCCTTAAGGTGGTTGAGGTTATGAAAAGGTATCAGGCGGTTTATCTTGCCACCTTTGGAGGGGCAGGGGCCTTTCTTTCTCAGTTTGTAGAAAAACTGGAGTTTATCGCCTGGGAAGACCTTGGGCCAGAGGCCTTCTTCAGGATAAAGGTAAGGGACTTTCCTACGGTGGTGATAAACACTGTTGCTGGGGAGGACTTTTATTCTTTTTGA
- a CDS encoding UPF0280 family protein, protein MSQSQEEEKQAFLDPYGQVPFYRTLVATDLCKFRVVYKQTDLLVLAEKDLSLEVGRIVREVRLPLEGYILGHPEFLVSLSPLPVDPEAPEVVREMLFAGRVAGVGPMAAVAGVIAERVGRLILERGLSSQVVVENGGDVFLWLKKEARVCLFAGIDSPFSNRVCVVVPARFMPCGVCTSSGKIGHSLSFGKADAITVIHKKASIADALATALGNLLREEGDVDKVLNQARKVEGILGVVGVLGEKLFVWGKGIRLEPLNFS, encoded by the coding sequence ATGAGCCAAAGTCAGGAGGAAGAAAAGCAGGCTTTTTTAGACCCTTACGGTCAGGTTCCCTTTTATCGTACCTTAGTTGCCACAGACCTCTGTAAGTTCCGTGTGGTTTACAAGCAGACAGACCTTCTGGTTCTGGCAGAAAAGGATTTGAGCTTAGAGGTGGGAAGGATTGTGAGGGAGGTAAGGCTTCCTCTTGAGGGTTATATCCTTGGGCATCCTGAGTTTTTGGTTAGTCTGAGTCCTTTGCCTGTTGACCCTGAGGCACCTGAGGTGGTTAGGGAGATGCTTTTTGCAGGGAGGGTGGCAGGGGTTGGGCCGATGGCGGCGGTGGCTGGGGTGATTGCAGAGAGGGTGGGAAGGCTTATCCTGGAGAGAGGGCTTAGCTCTCAGGTGGTGGTAGAAAACGGGGGAGATGTGTTTTTGTGGTTGAAAAAGGAGGCAAGGGTTTGTTTGTTTGCTGGCATTGATTCTCCCTTTTCTAACAGGGTGTGTGTGGTTGTGCCTGCCAGGTTTATGCCCTGTGGGGTTTGCACCTCATCAGGCAAGATCGGGCATAGTTTAAGTTTTGGCAAGGCTGACGCTATAACGGTTATCCATAAAAAGGCCTCGATAGCCGATGCCTTGGCCACAGCTCTGGGGAACCTTCTTAGAGAGGAAGGAGATGTGGATAAGGTTTTAAATCAGGCCAGGAAGGTGGAAGGGATTTTGGGGGTTGTGGGGGTTTTGGGAGAAAAACTTTTTGTTTGGGGAAAAGGCATAAGGCTTGAACCCCTCAATTTTTCTTAA
- a CDS encoding tRNA1(Val) (adenine(37)-N6)-methyltransferase gives MGNLGQRLTLTPFFQGKLKLYQPEKGYRFGIDALLLAHFLKLKPGEKALEVGAGSGIVSLIAALKQPKAKIFALELDPLFLQCLKLNSQLNLLENSLFSLKGNIARNPFRKEVFDVVFSNPPYFKPGCGRQSPDELKNLAKRETRAGLKEFLKAVAGVLKNRGRLYLIFTALRTAELMASLKEVRLEPKVLRFVHSYPGDQARFILVEAVKQAGEETLVLPPLFIYQEKGGPYTTEVREMLKGV, from the coding sequence ATGGGAAACCTTGGGCAAAGACTAACCCTTACTCCATTTTTCCAGGGTAAACTCAAGCTATATCAGCCAGAAAAGGGCTACAGGTTTGGGATAGATGCCCTGCTTTTAGCACATTTCCTTAAGCTAAAACCTGGTGAAAAAGCCCTTGAGGTTGGAGCAGGCTCTGGCATCGTCTCCCTGATAGCAGCTCTGAAACAACCTAAAGCCAAAATCTTTGCCCTTGAGCTTGACCCCCTATTTTTGCAGTGCTTAAAACTAAACTCACAGCTAAATCTTTTAGAAAACTCGCTTTTTTCGTTAAAGGGAAACATCGCCAGAAATCCCTTCAGAAAAGAGGTTTTTGACGTGGTTTTTTCAAACCCACCTTATTTCAAACCTGGATGTGGAAGACAAAGCCCAGATGAACTTAAAAACCTTGCCAAAAGGGAGACCAGGGCAGGGCTAAAGGAGTTTTTAAAGGCTGTGGCAGGGGTTTTAAAAAACCGGGGTAGGTTGTATTTAATCTTTACCGCCTTAAGGACAGCTGAGCTTATGGCAAGTCTTAAAGAGGTAAGGCTTGAGCCCAAGGTGTTAAGGTTTGTCCATTCCTATCCAGGGGATCAGGCAAGATTTATCCTGGTTGAGGCGGTAAAACAGGCAGGAGAAGAAACCCTGGTCTTACCTCCTCTTTTTATCTACCAGGAAAAAGGAGGCCCTTACACCACCGAGGTAAGGGAGATGTTGAAAGGGGTTTAA
- the hemW gene encoding radical SAM family heme chaperone HemW, protein MAFIRVALYLHVPFCVKKCPYCDFYSLPHVPSEEEEKTYLHALKTEVLYLKDFVEKLSGTEIKITTFYAGGGTPSLLSHGFYQELFEFLSSQFKFTPVELTLEANPDTLTPEKIKGFLKTGFNRLSLGVQSLSKKGLKTLQRTYNLKTALKALETAASLFPNLSIDFIFGWKGQGLKTLEEEIKKALSFSPTHLSFYELTLEHETPFSAFSPNKPVELFYQFIEHTLESQGYLRYEISNYARPGFECKHNLFYWEVKPYVGLGPSAVSRMANLRWQNPKDLKIYIETLLTEKKLPLTPLELLKPLDFAKEYVFMGLRLKKGINLRNLTAKFGYYLDPWLLKNLIEKGLIERKGNRVSLTSHGTLFHNQVVKLLWETLGKD, encoded by the coding sequence ATGGCTTTTATCAGGGTTGCCCTTTATCTGCACGTTCCCTTTTGTGTAAAAAAGTGTCCTTATTGCGACTTTTATTCTCTGCCACATGTTCCCTCAGAGGAAGAGGAAAAAACCTATCTTCACGCCTTAAAAACCGAGGTTCTATATCTTAAAGACTTTGTTGAAAAACTTTCTGGAACTGAGATTAAAATTACCACTTTTTATGCAGGAGGAGGCACGCCTTCTCTTCTTTCGCATGGTTTTTATCAGGAACTCTTTGAGTTTCTCTCCTCTCAATTTAAATTTACCCCGGTTGAACTCACCTTAGAGGCAAACCCAGACACCCTAACCCCTGAGAAAATAAAGGGATTTCTTAAAACTGGATTTAACCGACTGAGTTTGGGAGTGCAAAGCCTTTCAAAAAAGGGGTTAAAAACCTTGCAAAGGACCTACAACCTAAAAACCGCCTTAAAAGCCCTTGAAACCGCTGCCTCCCTTTTCCCAAACCTCTCCATAGACTTTATCTTCGGATGGAAAGGCCAGGGACTAAAAACCTTAGAGGAGGAGATAAAAAAGGCCCTGAGCTTTTCTCCCACCCATCTTTCCTTTTACGAACTCACCCTTGAGCACGAGACCCCTTTTTCTGCTTTCTCCCCTAACAAGCCAGTAGAGCTTTTTTATCAGTTTATAGAACACACCCTGGAATCTCAGGGATATTTAAGATACGAAATCTCAAACTATGCAAGACCAGGTTTTGAGTGCAAACACAACCTCTTTTACTGGGAGGTAAAGCCCTATGTTGGTCTCGGACCCTCTGCTGTTTCCCGAATGGCAAACTTAAGATGGCAAAACCCTAAGGACCTTAAAATTTATATAGAAACCCTACTTACAGAAAAAAAACTCCCCTTGACCCCTTTAGAACTCCTGAAACCCCTTGATTTTGCCAAAGAGTATGTTTTCATGGGACTGAGACTGAAAAAAGGAATTAATCTCAGGAACCTGACCGCAAAGTTTGGCTACTACCTGGACCCATGGCTTCTAAAAAATCTTATCGAAAAAGGGTTGATAGAAAGAAAGGGAAACAGGGTTAGCCTGACCTCTCATGGAACACTCTTTCACAATCAGGTGGTAAAACTCCTATGGGAAACCTTGGGCAAAGACTAA
- a CDS encoding LptF/LptG family permease translates to MKTFFRYHLREYLFYTSVFFFLFSVIITLVKGIFGLQKFFELNPSLKEVFLNFGLLFLQLTSFILPLSVFLGVMFGVHRFKEDRELLGFFSLGFRFSDFLKPLCVFMLLGFVLLFLAHFWLVPYAKKLQKTMRFELTKRQFEEPLPEKRAIPLGENHVIYVEKAKKQDKAHEFERVFLVEKGAEKKQVFLAEKGRLEPKEGVFTLYQGEGFSLGKDKTVEVFRFGEYQFFLVVKEGEQMVEFGRGELSFPELKARLKEVEKNRGQWFRYLTEYWDRFFYPLSLFLVVFQGFLAAFFMKTHNRFLVFFTAVALYVVFYVGYQLCHSLAENGRVYPVVSFLVFYLVFGVLVGLEAWFLFKKKRHQVYL, encoded by the coding sequence ATGAAGACCTTTTTTCGGTATCACCTTAGAGAATATCTGTTTTATACTTCTGTTTTTTTCTTTCTTTTTAGTGTTATCATCACCCTGGTAAAGGGCATCTTTGGGCTTCAGAAGTTTTTTGAGCTAAACCCCAGTTTAAAAGAGGTGTTTTTAAACTTTGGGCTCCTTTTTCTTCAGCTTACCTCTTTTATCTTGCCTCTTTCTGTTTTTTTAGGGGTGATGTTTGGGGTCCACAGGTTTAAAGAGGACCGGGAGCTTTTGGGATTTTTTAGTCTGGGGTTCAGGTTTAGCGATTTTCTGAAACCTTTGTGTGTGTTTATGCTTTTAGGTTTTGTGCTGCTTTTTTTGGCCCATTTCTGGCTGGTACCTTATGCCAAAAAGCTACAGAAAACGATGAGGTTTGAACTTACCAAAAGGCAGTTTGAAGAGCCTTTGCCAGAAAAACGGGCTATCCCTCTGGGAGAAAACCATGTAATCTATGTGGAAAAGGCAAAAAAGCAGGATAAAGCACACGAGTTTGAGAGGGTGTTTCTTGTGGAAAAGGGGGCTGAAAAAAAGCAGGTTTTTTTGGCAGAAAAAGGAAGGTTAGAGCCTAAGGAAGGGGTTTTTACCCTTTATCAGGGGGAGGGCTTTTCTCTGGGTAAGGACAAAACGGTTGAGGTTTTCAGGTTTGGGGAGTATCAGTTTTTTTTGGTGGTAAAAGAAGGTGAGCAAATGGTTGAGTTTGGAAGGGGGGAGCTTAGTTTTCCAGAGCTTAAGGCAAGGTTAAAGGAGGTTGAGAAAAACAGGGGTCAGTGGTTTAGATATCTTACCGAATACTGGGACAGGTTTTTCTATCCGTTAAGTTTGTTTCTGGTGGTTTTTCAGGGGTTTTTGGCGGCCTTTTTTATGAAAACCCACAACCGGTTTCTGGTGTTTTTCACCGCGGTAGCCCTTTATGTGGTGTTTTATGTGGGGTATCAGCTGTGCCATTCTCTGGCAGAAAACGGAAGGGTCTATCCGGTGGTAAGTTTTCTGGTGTTTTATCTGGTGTTTGGGGTTCTGGTGGGGTTGGAGGCCTGGTTTTTGTTTAAAAAGAAACGTCATCAGGTTTACCTATGA
- a CDS encoding LptF/LptG family permease codes for MRLKPRTYQLYVWQEVFRVSLVSLFIFLGFYLVIDFFERLGDFLKFGKPFYLFGRYVFWKNLVNLYEVFPFVVGLSGVLTLFIWAKTNELMGFLSLGVAKGVLLRETGKALLGIGILGGVFLNLVLPYATFNALYTWEYKIAGKKKQQVVFGDQIFFTGDDCYLIAKPLEPKGEYLGEITVVVYDKDKRVLSLLWAASGYYSQGRWVLKEVVQQRREKGFSPEFLPQASYRFSFEPDTLTTVKKPVYFLSIPELIERARFLAKINSPYQEVVAELFLKGFYLFVPFLLAVFSVFAFLKFFVPNDWKKGAFLGIGLFFLNLVYFLFFQTLLRKGFMLGIPALVVWGLAGLFWYFWQAYLVFLKKSGKN; via the coding sequence ATGAGGCTTAAGCCAAGGACTTATCAACTTTATGTATGGCAAGAGGTTTTCAGGGTTTCTCTGGTGTCACTCTTTATCTTTCTTGGTTTTTATCTGGTGATAGATTTTTTTGAGAGGTTAGGGGATTTTCTTAAGTTTGGCAAACCCTTTTATTTGTTTGGAAGGTATGTCTTCTGGAAGAACCTGGTTAACCTTTATGAGGTTTTTCCGTTTGTGGTAGGGCTTTCTGGGGTGTTAACCCTTTTTATCTGGGCTAAGACCAACGAGCTTATGGGGTTTCTTTCCTTAGGTGTGGCTAAGGGGGTGTTGCTAAGAGAGACAGGAAAGGCCCTTTTAGGCATAGGAATTTTGGGAGGGGTGTTTCTTAACCTTGTTTTGCCTTATGCCACGTTTAATGCCCTTTATACCTGGGAGTATAAGATTGCTGGCAAAAAGAAACAGCAGGTGGTTTTTGGAGACCAGATTTTTTTTACAGGGGATGACTGCTATCTGATAGCCAAACCTCTTGAGCCCAAAGGGGAATACCTGGGGGAGATTACGGTTGTGGTTTATGATAAGGATAAAAGGGTTTTAAGTCTGCTCTGGGCAGCAAGCGGATATTATAGTCAGGGAAGGTGGGTGTTGAAAGAGGTGGTGCAACAGAGGAGGGAAAAGGGGTTTTCTCCTGAGTTTTTGCCTCAGGCTTCTTACCGGTTTTCCTTTGAGCCTGACACCTTAACCACGGTAAAAAAGCCTGTCTATTTTCTTTCTATCCCAGAGCTTATAGAAAGGGCAAGGTTTTTAGCCAAGATAAACAGCCCTTATCAGGAGGTGGTGGCTGAGCTATTTCTTAAAGGGTTCTATTTGTTTGTGCCTTTTTTACTTGCGGTGTTTTCTGTTTTTGCCTTTTTAAAGTTTTTTGTGCCAAACGACTGGAAAAAGGGGGCCTTTTTAGGCATAGGGCTTTTCTTTTTGAATTTGGTGTATTTTCTGTTTTTTCAGACCTTGCTTAGAAAGGGGTTTATGTTAGGGATTCCGGCGCTTGTTGTCTGGGGTTTAGCTGGTCTTTTTTGGTATTTTTGGCAGGCTTATCTTGTTTTTTTGAAAAAATCTGGTAAAAATTAG
- the acpP gene encoding acyl carrier protein, with translation MSIEEKVIDIIAQKLNLSKDQVKPEASFIEDLGADSLDLVELVMAMEEAFGMEVPDEDAEKLRTVQDVIDYVKAKVGN, from the coding sequence ATGTCTATAGAAGAAAAGGTGATTGACATCATCGCTCAAAAACTTAATCTTTCTAAAGATCAGGTCAAACCAGAGGCTTCTTTTATCGAGGACTTAGGGGCTGATTCCCTTGATTTGGTAGAGCTTGTTATGGCTATGGAAGAGGCCTTTGGTATGGAAGTGCCTGACGAGGATGCCGAAAAGTTAAGAACCGTGCAGGATGTTATAGACTATGTAAAGGCCAAGGTAGGAAACTAA
- the fabF gene encoding beta-ketoacyl-ACP synthase II, whose translation MRKRVVVTGLGTVNPLGIGVEETWKNIKAGKSGIGRITKFDPSSLPSQIAGEVKGFKPEEFMSSKLVSRIDTFIQYALASAKMALEDAGLPLEDLGPEVGSVIGVGMGGVGQVEYYTRIFDEKGYKRVSPFFIPMIIPNMAAGQVAINFGAKGPNLAVCTACAAGNHAIGEAYRLIREGQATIMICGGTESMITPLTIAGFSVMKALSTRNDEPERASRPFDASRDGFVIAEGCGILVLEELEHALKRGAKIYAELIGYGLNADAYHMTAPSPDGEGAARCMELALKDAGILPQQVDYINAHGTSTPLNDVAETKAIKKVFGEHAYKLMVSSTKSMTGHLLGGAGGLEAVLTVMAVYEGVVPPTINLENPDPECDLDYVPNQARKADIRIAMSNAFGFGGTNATLVFKKWEGK comes from the coding sequence GTGAGAAAAAGGGTAGTAGTCACCGGTCTTGGGACGGTTAACCCTCTTGGGATAGGGGTTGAAGAGACCTGGAAAAACATCAAGGCAGGTAAATCTGGTATCGGCAGGATTACCAAGTTTGATCCGTCTTCTCTTCCCAGCCAGATTGCTGGTGAGGTAAAGGGATTTAAACCAGAAGAGTTTATGTCTTCCAAGCTGGTATCTCGTATAGATACCTTTATTCAATATGCTTTGGCCTCAGCCAAGATGGCTTTAGAGGATGCAGGTCTTCCTTTAGAGGACCTTGGGCCTGAGGTGGGTTCAGTTATCGGGGTAGGGATGGGTGGAGTAGGTCAGGTAGAATATTACACCCGTATTTTTGACGAAAAGGGATATAAAAGGGTGAGTCCTTTTTTTATCCCGATGATCATACCTAACATGGCAGCAGGTCAGGTGGCCATCAACTTTGGGGCCAAAGGGCCTAACCTTGCGGTGTGTACCGCCTGTGCAGCAGGCAACCATGCGATAGGAGAGGCCTATCGTTTGATAAGAGAAGGGCAGGCAACCATCATGATCTGTGGGGGGACAGAGAGCATGATCACCCCCTTGACCATAGCAGGTTTTTCGGTGATGAAGGCCCTTTCTACCAGAAATGATGAGCCTGAAAGGGCTTCCCGGCCTTTTGATGCTAGTAGAGATGGGTTTGTAATTGCAGAAGGATGTGGGATTTTAGTCCTTGAGGAGCTTGAGCATGCCTTAAAAAGAGGGGCCAAGATATATGCAGAGCTGATAGGCTATGGGTTAAACGCAGATGCCTATCATATGACCGCACCTTCTCCTGACGGCGAAGGGGCGGCAAGGTGTATGGAGCTTGCGTTAAAGGACGCAGGGATTTTGCCTCAACAGGTAGACTACATAAACGCCCATGGCACAAGCACACCCCTTAACGATGTGGCAGAGACCAAGGCCATCAAAAAGGTTTTTGGTGAGCATGCCTATAAACTTATGGTTTCTTCCACCAAGTCTATGACAGGACATCTTCTTGGGGGTGCTGGAGGGCTTGAGGCGGTTTTAACGGTTATGGCTGTTTATGAGGGGGTGGTACCTCCTACGATCAACCTTGAAAACCCAGACCCTGAGTGTGACCTCGACTATGTGCCTAACCAGGCAAGAAAGGCAGACATCAGGATAGCCATGTCAAATGCCTTTGGTTTTGGAGGCACCAACGCCACGCTGGTTTTTAAAAAATGGGAGGGAAAATAA
- the rpiB gene encoding ribose 5-phosphate isomerase B produces MKIAIASDHAGYFLKEKIKDFLAKEGHEVVDVGCYSHVAVDYPEYGVKGVEKVLQGEVERAILICGTGIGMSIVANRFFGIRAALCHEPFSAKMARLHNDANVLVLGGRMIGDGMAVEIVKTFLETPFEGGRHERRLELIEKLKNLR; encoded by the coding sequence ATGAAGATTGCCATTGCCTCAGACCATGCAGGGTATTTTTTAAAAGAAAAGATAAAAGATTTTTTAGCCAAAGAAGGGCATGAGGTGGTAGATGTAGGGTGTTATTCTCATGTGGCGGTGGATTATCCTGAGTATGGGGTCAAGGGAGTAGAAAAGGTGCTACAGGGTGAGGTGGAAAGGGCTATCCTTATCTGTGGGACAGGGATAGGGATGAGTATTGTGGCCAATCGGTTTTTTGGGATAAGGGCTGCCCTTTGTCATGAGCCCTTTTCTGCCAAGATGGCAAGGCTTCACAACGATGCCAACGTGCTTGTCCTTGGCGGAAGGATGATTGGGGACGGGATGGCGGTGGAGATCGTTAAAACCTTTTTAGAAACACCCTTTGAAGGAGGAAGACACGAGCGCAGGCTCGAACTTATAGAAAAACTTAAGAATCTTAGATGA
- the acpS gene encoding holo-ACP synthase, which produces MNLLGIGVDLVYLPRIEKIYSAYPKRFLEKVFHPKEVSLALKRKDTPVYLASCFAAKEAFYKALGGYQPFVWQEISLLRDPQTKKPFIEIEGRALEVFRERGGRDCLVSLSHEKDYVVCMVVITG; this is translated from the coding sequence ATGAACCTACTTGGTATAGGGGTAGACTTAGTATACTTACCAAGGATAGAGAAAATTTATTCTGCCTATCCAAAACGTTTTTTAGAAAAGGTTTTTCATCCTAAGGAGGTATCTTTAGCGTTAAAACGCAAAGATACCCCTGTCTATTTAGCTTCATGCTTTGCGGCTAAGGAGGCCTTTTACAAGGCCTTAGGTGGGTATCAACCCTTTGTCTGGCAAGAGATAAGCCTTCTTAGAGACCCTCAAACAAAAAAGCCGTTCATAGAGATAGAAGGCAGGGCTTTAGAGGTTTTTAGAGAAAGAGGTGGAAGGGATTGTCTGGTTAGCCTTTCTCATGAAAAGGATTATGTGGTATGTATGGTAGTAATAACTGGATAG
- a CDS encoding bifunctional ADP-dependent NAD(P)H-hydrate dehydratase/NAD(P)H-hydrate epimerase, translating into MQVVKASEMKALDEWFIKEVGVPAEVLMERAGLSVAEAIFEAYPVETYGSVLVVCGPGNNGGDGMVCARHLVNLGYEVEVVLLAEKETYQGEALTNLKVLENLGFMPEEVGYIVEFRKVLYDFSPEIMVDAIFGTGLKRPIEGNLAAIVEEINLYRETRGCKVVAVDMPSGVCADTGEVLGTAVKADLTVTFELPKVGQFFYPGKEYVGRLKVCPIGFFKPLVEKKAPKRYLIDLEWAKKVFRPRKGYTHKGLFGHLLVLAGSKGKSGAGLLSALGGLRAGAGLVTLASTRSLQPVYASMLPEALTAGLEEGPRGEVSYANLESLLDLCEKKTALVVGPGLGLGEEVKRLFWELLERVKVPVLIDADGLTIASENPERLKELPCPKVLTPHPGEAERLLKISKKEILRDPLTSAKRLSEMTGAVVVLKGPHTVISSPDGREGISVWDVPGLSQGGTGDVLSGVIGALMSQRYEVFEAACLGVFLHGWAGEKLASEKGPFGYLASEVANKIPEVLKEICDDRP; encoded by the coding sequence ATGCAGGTGGTAAAGGCCTCTGAGATGAAGGCTCTCGACGAATGGTTTATAAAAGAGGTAGGGGTTCCGGCTGAGGTGTTGATGGAAAGGGCGGGGCTTTCTGTGGCTGAGGCTATTTTTGAGGCCTATCCGGTAGAAACCTACGGCAGTGTGCTTGTGGTGTGCGGGCCAGGAAATAACGGTGGAGACGGGATGGTATGTGCCAGGCACCTGGTAAACCTTGGCTATGAGGTCGAGGTGGTACTTCTTGCAGAAAAAGAAACCTATCAGGGAGAGGCCTTGACCAACCTTAAGGTCCTTGAAAACTTAGGTTTTATGCCAGAAGAGGTGGGGTATATCGTTGAGTTTAGAAAGGTACTTTATGATTTTTCTCCTGAGATAATGGTGGATGCCATCTTTGGGACAGGGCTTAAAAGGCCTATCGAGGGAAATCTGGCTGCCATCGTTGAGGAAATAAACCTTTATCGAGAAACCAGGGGATGCAAGGTGGTTGCGGTAGACATGCCTTCTGGGGTGTGTGCTGATACAGGTGAGGTGCTTGGAACAGCTGTAAAGGCAGACCTTACCGTTACGTTTGAGCTACCCAAGGTAGGACAGTTTTTTTATCCGGGAAAAGAGTATGTGGGAAGGCTTAAGGTTTGTCCTATTGGGTTTTTCAAACCTTTGGTGGAAAAGAAGGCGCCTAAGAGGTATTTGATAGATTTGGAGTGGGCCAAAAAGGTATTCAGGCCGCGTAAAGGTTATACCCATAAAGGGCTTTTTGGACATCTTCTTGTGTTAGCAGGAAGCAAGGGTAAGAGTGGGGCTGGGTTGCTTTCGGCATTGGGTGGTTTAAGGGCAGGGGCTGGGCTTGTGACCTTGGCCTCAACCAGGAGTCTTCAGCCGGTATATGCATCTATGCTACCTGAAGCTCTGACTGCAGGGCTTGAAGAAGGCCCGAGAGGAGAGGTTAGTTATGCCAATCTTGAGTCCTTGCTTGACCTTTGCGAAAAGAAAACCGCCTTGGTGGTAGGCCCTGGACTTGGTTTAGGGGAAGAGGTAAAAAGGCTTTTCTGGGAGTTGTTAGAAAGGGTCAAGGTTCCGGTGTTGATCGATGCAGACGGGTTAACCATAGCCTCTGAAAACCCTGAAAGACTTAAAGAGCTTCCCTGTCCAAAGGTCCTTACCCCTCATCCAGGAGAGGCTGAGAGGTTGCTTAAAATTTCTAAGAAGGAGATTTTAAGAGACCCTTTAACCTCAGCTAAAAGGCTTTCTGAGATGACAGGTGCGGTGGTGGTGCTAAAGGGACCACATACGGTGATTTCTTCCCCTGACGGAAGAGAGGGGATTTCTGTCTGGGATGTGCCTGGGCTTTCTCAGGGAGGCACAGGGGATGTGCTTTCTGGGGTGATAGGAGCCTTGATGTCTCAAAGGTATGAGGTGTTTGAAGCAGCTTGCTTGGGGGTGTTTTTACACGGATGGGCAGGAGAAAAGCTTGCCTCTGAAAAAGGACCTTTCGGGTATCTGGCTTCAGAGGTGGCTAACAAAATCCCAGAAGTTTTAAAGGAGATATGTGATGATAGACCTTAG
- a CDS encoding PilZ domain-containing protein: MIDLRRFPRCPTRIKAYLPGSEEAYEVLNVSYKGCFIRTDKLIPLRKMVLFEIEIPEVGVIPVYGLVVHHGTEEQPGLGIEILDIERELLPVWNYYLKALLNIEEAKKAYQRYLKTSQKVENPQSG; this comes from the coding sequence ATGATAGACCTTAGAAGGTTTCCAAGATGCCCTACCAGGATTAAGGCTTATTTGCCGGGGTCTGAAGAGGCATACGAGGTGCTTAATGTTTCTTACAAGGGATGTTTTATCCGAACCGATAAGCTTATTCCTTTACGGAAGATGGTTCTTTTTGAGATAGAAATTCCTGAGGTAGGAGTGATCCCTGTTTATGGGCTGGTGGTACATCATGGCACAGAAGAACAGCCAGGGTTAGGGATAGAGATCCTGGACATCGAACGAGAGCTTTTACCTGTGTGGAACTATTATCTAAAAGCCCTTTTAAACATAGAGGAGGCCAAAAAGGCTTATCAAAGATATTTGAAAACCTCTCAAAAGGTTGAAAATCCTCAGTCTGGTTAG